From Brienomyrus brachyistius isolate T26 chromosome 18, BBRACH_0.4, whole genome shotgun sequence, one genomic window encodes:
- the LOC125713231 gene encoding general transcription factor II-I repeat domain-containing protein 2-like, with protein sequence MERHRQWHTDKRHFKKCWEEEYFFTDINAKAVCLICNQSVAVLKEYNIRRHYETKHAAFSQFKGDARKNKTRELLAKLHRQQGTLTRPSTAQDSATRASFEITALIARTGRSFSTGDFVKECLSIAATIMCPSQAKTFSQISLSRNTVTRRIEEMSRDIKEQFKAKAAGFVAFSLACDESTDISDSAQLLVFIRRVNENMEITQELAGFETLRSTTKSEDLFAAVERVLDTNGLSWEKLVGITTDGAPAMVGRTTGLATLISQKFSQCGGKVAKYHCILHQEQLCARSVGMGDVVRDVIKIINCIRSKALSHRQFRALLEEVDSQYKDVLYHQEVRWLSRGKVLKRFFELRHVIAEFLTSKNSDTQVPTDEKWFCDVAFMVDITDLLNTLNIQLQGKDQIITELFDHITAFRSKLQLLCRHLSAGNLAHFPSLREVNLVKQRLPEYAALLRHLDQDFALRFEDFRESRGDMELFSQPFTISVDSVPDHIQMQLIEFQCDSELKNKFMSLHLKDFYTHVSSERTSSPSQ encoded by the exons ATGGAGCGGCATCGTCAGTGGCACACAgacaaaagacattttaaaaaatgctgggaggaagaatattttttcACTGACATAAATGCTAAAGCGGTCTGCCTTATTTGTAACCAGTCTGTTGCTGTACTAAAGGAGTATAACATTCGTCGTCATTATGAGACGAAGCACGCAGCATTTTCGCAATTCAAAGGTGATGCGCGAAAGAACAAGACCAGGGAGCTGCTGGCTAAACTTCACAGGCAACAAGGGACTCTTACACGGCCCTCGACAGCCCAGGACAGCGCGACACGGGCCAGCTTTGAGATTACTGCGCTAATTGCCCGGACTGGGAGATCATTTTCAACGGGTGACTTTGTTAAGGAGTGTCTGTCCATAGCTGCGACAATCATGTGCCCGTCACAGGCAAAAACTTTCTCCCAGATCAGCCTCTCACGAAATACTGTGACACGTCGTATTGAAGAAATGTCTCGAGACATTAAggagcaatttaaagcaaaggctGCTGGATTTGTCGCCTTTTCTTTGGCGTGTGATGAAAGCACGGACATTTCGGACTCTGCACAACTTTTGGTTTTCATACGGCGagtaaatgaaaacatggaaataactcaggagctggctggatttgagacactgcgcagcacaacAAAAAGTGAGGATTTGTTTGCAGCCGTTGAGCGAGTGTTGGATACGAACGGGCTGAGCTGGGAAAAATTGGTTGGGATAACAACTGATGGAGCACCTGCCATGGTTGGGAGGACAACAGGCCTTGCCACACTAATTTCCCAGAAGTTTTCCCAATGTGGAGGTAAGGTGGCAAAATACCACTGCATCCTGCACCAAGAGCAACTATGTGCCAGATCAGTTGGTATGGGAGACGTGGTGCGTGACGTGATTAAAATCATAAACTGCATACGATCAAAAGCGCTCTCACACCGCCAGTTCAGAGCTCTTCTAGAGGAGGTTGATTCACAATACAAGGATGTGCTTTACCACCAAGAGGTGAGGTGGCTGAGCCGCGGGAAAGTCCTCAAAAGATTTTTTGAGCTGCGCCATGTCATCGCGGAGTTTCTGACAAGCAAGAACAGTGACACTCAAGTCCCCACAGATGAAAAATGGTTTTGTGACGTGGCTTTTATGGTggacatcactgacctgctcaaCACCCTGAATATTCAGCTTCAAGGGAAGGATCAGATCATCACTGAGCTGTTTGACCACATAACGGCCTTCAGGTCGAAGCTGCAGCTACTCTGTCGACATCTGTCAGCAG GAAACCTTGCACACTTCCCTAGTCTGAGAGAGGTCAACCTGGTGAAGCAGAGACTGCCTGAATATGCAGCACTTCTCAGACACTTGGACCAGGACTTTGCGTTGCGCTTTGAGGACTTTAGGGAAAGTAGAGGTGACATGGAGCTGTTTTCTCAACCCTTCACCATAAGTGTGGACTCAGTGCCTGATCACATTCAGATGCAGCTAATTGAGTTTCAGTGTGATTCTGAGCTAAAGAATAAATTCATGTCACTACACCTGAAAGACTTCTACACACATGTCTCATCTGAAAG GACATCCTCACCCTCTCAGTGA